The following proteins come from a genomic window of Sulfurovum xiamenensis:
- a CDS encoding NADP-dependent isocitrate dehydrogenase, whose product MSNLPKIIWSKIDEAPALATYSLLAIVNAFTKEAGVEVVESDISLAGRVRAAMGLAEDELSKLGEVVLQPDGNVIKLPNISASVGQLKDCIAELQGQGYDIPNYPEEPANAEEEAIQAKYNVCLGSAVNPVLREGNSDRRAAKAVKRFAQNNPHRLKAVDENCQAYVAHMGGKGDFFGHEKSVTSTADQKVTIALNGKELTSIDALAGEVLDGTFMSVAALRAFYKQTIEDAKAKGLIWSLHLKATMMKISDPIMFGHAFEIFFADVFAKYADTFKALGVNPNMGMSDLEKKIAGHAQEAEIKAAFQAVVDSDAPKIAMVDSDKGETNFNASNDVIIDASMPVVVREGGKQWDRTGAAGETVAVVPDSTYAMFHEEMVADIVKNGQYDVSTMGAMQNIGLMAQKAEEYGSHPTTFELAEAGTVTVTGSVDGEMMSFECEAGDIWRLARTKDIPVRDWVRLTVE is encoded by the coding sequence ATGTCAAACTTACCAAAAATCATTTGGTCAAAAATCGATGAGGCGCCGGCACTCGCTACGTATTCATTACTTGCAATCGTCAATGCTTTTACTAAAGAAGCAGGCGTTGAAGTTGTAGAGAGTGATATCTCACTTGCTGGAAGAGTACGTGCAGCTATGGGTCTTGCAGAAGATGAGTTGTCTAAACTAGGAGAAGTAGTACTTCAACCAGACGGGAACGTGATCAAACTTCCAAACATCTCTGCATCAGTAGGTCAGCTAAAAGACTGTATTGCTGAGCTTCAAGGTCAAGGTTACGATATCCCTAACTACCCAGAAGAGCCTGCAAACGCTGAAGAAGAAGCGATCCAAGCTAAATACAATGTATGTCTTGGTTCTGCAGTTAACCCGGTACTAAGAGAAGGGAACTCAGACAGAAGAGCAGCAAAAGCGGTAAAAAGATTTGCACAAAACAACCCACACAGACTTAAAGCAGTGGATGAGAACTGTCAAGCATATGTTGCTCATATGGGTGGAAAAGGTGACTTCTTTGGTCATGAAAAATCTGTAACATCTACTGCAGACCAAAAAGTAACGATCGCGCTTAACGGTAAAGAGTTGACTTCTATCGATGCACTGGCAGGTGAAGTACTTGACGGTACATTCATGTCTGTTGCTGCTCTTAGAGCATTCTATAAGCAAACGATCGAAGATGCAAAAGCAAAAGGACTTATCTGGTCACTACACCTTAAAGCAACAATGATGAAGATCTCTGACCCAATTATGTTCGGTCACGCATTTGAGATCTTCTTTGCAGATGTATTCGCTAAATATGCTGATACATTCAAAGCATTAGGTGTGAACCCTAACATGGGTATGTCTGACCTTGAGAAAAAGATCGCTGGTCACGCTCAAGAAGCTGAGATCAAAGCTGCATTCCAAGCAGTAGTTGATTCTGATGCACCAAAGATCGCAATGGTTGACTCTGATAAAGGTGAAACGAACTTCAACGCATCTAATGATGTCATTATCGATGCTTCTATGCCTGTCGTAGTAAGAGAAGGTGGTAAGCAGTGGGATAGAACTGGTGCAGCTGGTGAAACTGTTGCTGTAGTTCCTGATTCAACTTACGCGATGTTCCACGAAGAGATGGTAGCTGATATCGTGAAAAATGGTCAATACGATGTATCTACAATGGGTGCAATGCAAAATATCGGTCTTATGGCTCAAAAAGCAGAAGAGTACGGTTCTCACCCAACCACTTTCGAACTGGCTGAAGCTGGTACAGTAACTGTAACAGGTAGCGTAGATGGTGAAATGATGAGCTTTGAGTGTGAAGCTGGAGATATCTGGAGACTTGCTAGAACAAAAGATATTCCGGTGAGAGACTGGGTAAGATTGACTGTTGAA
- a CDS encoding manganese efflux pump MntP yields MLEVFLLAFALSMDAFAVSIGIGVKNKYFDTFLALKVGLFFGFFQALMPLFGYLSNIGLGSVIESLDHWIAFTLLSILGVKMLYESFGENIEEDIAKITNKLLLYLAIATSIDAMAAGFTLNLLQLNPYISMIIIGVVTYIFSFFGVYIGSKGGGFLEDKAEKLGGVILIGIGVKILIEHTLY; encoded by the coding sequence ATGTTAGAAGTTTTCTTACTGGCATTCGCTCTAAGTATGGATGCGTTTGCAGTGTCAATAGGCATTGGTGTTAAAAACAAATATTTTGATACATTTTTAGCTCTTAAAGTTGGATTGTTTTTTGGTTTTTTTCAAGCTTTAATGCCACTGTTTGGTTATCTTTCCAATATTGGTCTGGGAAGTGTTATAGAATCATTGGATCATTGGATTGCTTTTACCTTATTAAGTATTCTTGGTGTGAAAATGCTTTATGAGAGTTTTGGTGAAAATATTGAAGAGGATATTGCAAAAATCACCAATAAACTATTACTATATTTAGCTATTGCAACAAGTATAGATGCAATGGCAGCTGGATTCACGCTAAATTTACTTCAGCTCAATCCTTATATATCTATGATCATTATAGGTGTGGTGACTTATATATTTAGCTTTTTTGGTGTTTATATCGGTTCCAAGGGTGGCGGTTTTTTAGAAGACAAGGCTGAAAAACTTGGTGGTGTGATCTTAATAGGAATTGGTGTAAAAATATTAATTGAACACACTTTATATTAA
- a CDS encoding class I SAM-dependent methyltransferase, with product MDSHKQIIELYSELAENPHKNFGWDKGLENAKAHGYKEEWIKALPHEIWKYCAAVGNPFNEADIEEGDTVLDLGCGAGVDVLVARLLVGKTGKVYGVDITPKMVETASKHAKMAGFDNVEILESSFDNVMLEDESVDVVISNGAINLTSCKESVFAEIYRVLKPNGKIYFADMIDISEPSCCTIEQSSCCASSGEEDWANCVAGTLHENELIELIQKAGFKEVECTGYTHYTTAETTKGATFSATKIPADVRRENHWDGLFQNTDYTQVLWHQSSPQKSVELIEKYVKDEANIIDIGSGASYLVDHLLQNGYKNITLLDTSKTALEIVRSRIKNENVQLICSDILHFKNDKRYDLWHDRAAFHFLLSKKEREQYFKVLENSLEPKGIAVISTFKVNGPIQCAGLDIVQYNHQKMLEELPSDLTLIESEEFTHVTPKETTQEYIYFVIQKK from the coding sequence ATGGATAGTCATAAGCAAATTATAGAACTCTATTCAGAGTTGGCAGAAAATCCTCACAAAAATTTTGGCTGGGATAAAGGTTTAGAGAACGCGAAAGCGCACGGTTATAAAGAGGAATGGATAAAGGCTCTACCACATGAGATCTGGAAGTATTGTGCTGCTGTTGGCAATCCTTTTAATGAAGCAGATATAGAAGAAGGTGATACTGTTTTAGATCTAGGTTGTGGTGCGGGTGTAGATGTGTTAGTGGCACGCTTACTTGTTGGTAAAACAGGAAAAGTATATGGAGTAGATATTACTCCAAAGATGGTTGAAACTGCATCGAAACATGCAAAAATGGCTGGCTTTGATAATGTCGAAATCTTAGAGAGTAGTTTTGATAATGTGATGCTTGAAGATGAGAGTGTGGATGTAGTCATTTCAAATGGTGCCATTAACCTCACTTCCTGCAAAGAGTCTGTATTTGCAGAGATTTATCGTGTGTTAAAACCAAATGGTAAAATTTATTTTGCTGATATGATAGATATTTCCGAGCCATCATGTTGTACTATAGAACAAAGTTCATGTTGTGCAAGTTCTGGTGAAGAGGATTGGGCAAACTGTGTAGCTGGAACACTGCATGAAAACGAACTTATAGAGCTCATTCAAAAAGCTGGCTTTAAAGAGGTCGAATGTACAGGGTATACGCACTATACAACGGCTGAAACAACCAAAGGTGCGACATTTAGTGCTACAAAAATTCCTGCTGATGTAAGAAGAGAAAATCATTGGGATGGTTTATTTCAAAACACAGATTACACGCAAGTACTTTGGCATCAAAGTTCACCACAAAAATCGGTAGAATTGATAGAGAAGTATGTAAAAGATGAGGCAAATATCATTGATATTGGTAGTGGCGCTTCTTATCTTGTAGATCATTTGCTCCAAAATGGATATAAAAACATCACTCTACTCGATACATCAAAAACTGCGCTGGAAATAGTGAGATCACGAATAAAAAATGAGAACGTACAATTGATTTGCAGTGATATATTACATTTCAAAAATGACAAAAGATATGATCTGTGGCATGATAGAGCAGCATTTCATTTTTTACTTTCAAAAAAGGAGAGAGAACAATATTTTAAGGTTTTAGAGAATTCACTTGAACCTAAAGGGATAGCTGTCATTAGTACATTTAAGGTAAATGGCCCAATTCAATGTGCAGGATTGGATATTGTACAATATAATCATCAAAAGATGTTAGAAGAGCTTCCTTCAGATTTAACCCTTATAGAGAGCGAAGAATTCACCCATGTTACGCCTAAAGAGACTACACAAGAGTATATCTATTTCGTAATTCAAAAGAAATAA
- a CDS encoding mercuric transporter MerT family protein, which produces MVNKKIIAALIATITASLCCVTPVLAVLAGSSSLATSFSWMEPYHNYLVGLTVLVLLYAWWDKLRVKRKDVECACDDTSGFFSSKKFLALVTLFSIVMLTFPQWGYTYFKTEEACKTCVVEEKEETTVVEKQKPVIENHTEAKQELPVFKYMRDEKAHPTACNQKACAGTGRREVDALMNHAKDEVEEMSPVVLKKMIDNEDDFILLDVREAEQRAEGAIYADETIMVTRGNLEFEIMNKIKNKDAVIVTYCRSGGRSLFAAQTLKHLGYQNTYNLKGGLKGWARASFPFDNGFGVVRQVTEE; this is translated from the coding sequence ATGGTAAACAAAAAAATTATAGCTGCTCTTATAGCAACGATTACGGCATCTTTATGTTGTGTTACTCCTGTATTGGCAGTTTTGGCAGGTTCTAGTAGTTTGGCTACGAGTTTTTCATGGATGGAGCCTTATCATAATTATTTAGTCGGGTTGACTGTATTGGTGCTACTATATGCATGGTGGGACAAACTGAGAGTAAAGAGAAAAGATGTTGAATGTGCCTGTGATGATACCTCAGGTTTTTTTTCAAGTAAAAAGTTTTTAGCCCTAGTCACACTGTTTTCAATTGTGATGCTGACTTTTCCACAATGGGGATACACCTATTTTAAAACAGAAGAAGCATGTAAGACCTGTGTAGTTGAAGAAAAAGAAGAAACAACAGTCGTTGAAAAGCAAAAACCTGTGATTGAAAATCATACAGAGGCCAAGCAAGAATTACCTGTTTTTAAATATATGCGTGATGAAAAAGCACATCCAACGGCATGTAATCAAAAGGCATGCGCTGGCACAGGACGTAGAGAAGTAGATGCTCTTATGAATCACGCCAAAGATGAAGTGGAAGAGATGTCACCTGTAGTATTAAAGAAGATGATCGATAATGAAGATGATTTTATACTTTTGGATGTGAGAGAAGCAGAACAAAGAGCGGAAGGTGCTATCTATGCTGATGAGACTATAATGGTCACAAGAGGTAATCTTGAATTTGAGATTATGAATAAAATTAAAAATAAAGATGCCGTCATTGTTACCTATTGTCGTAGTGGAGGACGTAGTTTGTTTGCAGCCCAAACATTAAAACACTTGGGATATCAGAATACCTATAATTTAAAAGGTGGATTAAAAGGCTGGGCTAGAGCTAGTTTTCCTTTTGATAATGGATTTGGTGTCGTTCGACAAGTAACGGAAGAGTAG
- a CDS encoding ArsR/SmtB family transcription factor: MLDMDAKIKIFKALGNETRFKIFKNIFTGGYACSIDESQPKDDMIAQATCVTSIAEQFDFALPTISRHLKELKDAKIITMTKSKNKIYIEPNIETMKEIASCFKTLVGDYEKGVVFQFDNTK; the protein is encoded by the coding sequence ATGCTTGATATGGATGCTAAGATTAAAATTTTTAAAGCATTGGGAAATGAAACACGTTTTAAAATCTTTAAAAACATCTTTACAGGTGGATATGCCTGCTCTATTGATGAGAGCCAACCCAAAGATGATATGATCGCTCAAGCTACATGTGTTACAAGTATCGCCGAACAATTTGATTTTGCACTGCCTACGATATCTCGGCATCTTAAAGAGCTGAAAGATGCAAAGATCATAACAATGACAAAGAGCAAAAATAAAATTTATATTGAACCTAATATTGAAACAATGAAAGAAATAGCTTCATGTTTTAAAACGCTTGTTGGGGATTATGAAAAAGGTGTAGTATTCCAATTTGACAATACCAAATAA
- a CDS encoding SHOCT domain-containing protein, with the protein MIADQPCMWHGGGMWFFPMLMFIILIIVFFVLAGRGRGGCRLPWWGPEGYYKKGEETDSALEILKKRYANGEITKEEFEQMKKDILS; encoded by the coding sequence ATGATAGCAGATCAACCTTGTATGTGGCATGGAGGTGGGATGTGGTTTTTCCCTATGCTTATGTTCATAATCTTAATTATTGTCTTCTTTGTACTTGCTGGACGTGGGAGAGGAGGCTGTAGATTACCGTGGTGGGGACCTGAAGGTTATTACAAAAAAGGTGAAGAAACGGATTCAGCGTTAGAAATATTGAAAAAGAGATATGCGAATGGAGAGATTACTAAGGAGGAGTTTGAACAGATGAAAAAGGATATCCTTAGTTAA
- the pckA gene encoding phosphoenolpyruvate carboxykinase (ATP), whose translation MSTKTPNGLDKLGLKDIGDIYYNLSYDELQAHEVNSGECKISTSGTAMCDTGIFTGRSPKDKYFVDQAPSNEHIAWGDVNAKISKEVYDELLDLTLTQLSGKNIYVTDVYAGASAASKRSVRFVTEVAWQAHFVKNMFIRPTESELERFQPDFTVYNACKAVDEKYKEHGLNSDVFVVFNVEENIGIIGGTWYGGEMKKGIFSMMNYWLPLEGKLPMHCSANVGKDGDVCLFFGLSGTGKTTLSTDPQRALIGDDEHGWDNHGVFNFEGGCYAKVINLDEKSEPEIYGAIVKDALLENVVADEHGNVDYTDGSKTENTRVSYPIEHIENHKKDLQAGHPNNIIFLSADAFGVLPPVSKLTKEQAMYYFLSGYTAKVAGTERGITEPVATFSACFGEAFLPLHPTVYAKLLGEKIDEHGVNVYLVNTGWTGGPYGTGKRMSIKNTRACIDGILSGAILNTEFETLDTFNLAIPKTLEGVDTAVLNPRNTWKDKAEYDAMLAKLAGMFQENFHRYDGNGDEFDFASAGPQL comes from the coding sequence ATGAGTACTAAAACGCCCAACGGACTTGATAAACTAGGATTGAAAGATATTGGAGATATCTATTACAATTTAAGTTATGACGAGTTGCAAGCGCACGAGGTAAACAGCGGAGAGTGTAAGATCTCAACATCAGGTACAGCAATGTGTGATACAGGAATCTTCACAGGACGTAGTCCTAAAGATAAATATTTTGTTGATCAAGCACCTTCAAACGAACATATCGCTTGGGGTGATGTCAATGCAAAGATCAGTAAGGAAGTGTATGATGAACTTCTTGATCTTACGTTAACTCAACTTTCTGGTAAGAACATTTATGTGACAGATGTCTATGCTGGAGCAAGTGCAGCTAGTAAGCGTTCTGTACGTTTTGTGACAGAAGTAGCATGGCAGGCACACTTTGTTAAAAATATGTTCATCCGTCCTACGGAATCTGAACTGGAAAGATTTCAACCAGACTTTACCGTCTATAATGCATGTAAAGCGGTAGATGAAAAGTACAAAGAACACGGGTTGAATTCTGATGTGTTTGTCGTCTTTAATGTGGAAGAGAATATCGGTATCATCGGTGGTACCTGGTATGGTGGTGAGATGAAAAAAGGTATCTTCTCTATGATGAACTACTGGCTCCCACTTGAGGGTAAACTTCCTATGCACTGTTCAGCGAATGTAGGTAAAGATGGTGATGTTTGTCTATTCTTTGGACTTTCCGGTACAGGAAAAACGACGCTTTCAACAGATCCTCAAAGAGCACTTATCGGTGATGATGAACATGGTTGGGACAATCATGGTGTCTTTAACTTTGAAGGTGGATGTTACGCAAAAGTGATCAATCTTGATGAGAAATCCGAACCAGAGATCTATGGTGCGATTGTGAAAGATGCACTTTTGGAGAATGTTGTTGCCGATGAACATGGTAATGTTGACTATACGGATGGTTCTAAAACGGAGAACACACGTGTATCCTATCCTATAGAGCATATTGAAAATCATAAAAAAGACCTGCAGGCAGGTCACCCGAATAACATTATCTTCCTTTCAGCTGATGCATTTGGTGTCTTGCCTCCGGTAAGTAAATTGACCAAAGAGCAGGCGATGTACTATTTCCTTAGTGGATATACAGCAAAAGTGGCTGGAACAGAAAGAGGCATTACTGAGCCTGTAGCAACCTTCTCTGCATGTTTTGGTGAAGCCTTCTTACCACTGCATCCAACCGTCTATGCAAAACTTCTTGGTGAGAAGATAGATGAGCATGGTGTAAATGTATACCTGGTCAATACGGGATGGACAGGCGGTCCTTACGGTACGGGTAAGCGTATGAGTATCAAAAATACAAGAGCATGTATCGATGGTATTTTGAGTGGTGCTATCTTGAATACAGAATTTGAAACACTTGATACCTTTAATCTTGCTATCCCTAAAACGTTAGAGGGTGTAGATACAGCTGTACTTAACCCAAGAAACACATGGAAAGATAAAGCGGAGTATGACGCTATGTTAGCGAAGCTTGCCGGTATGTTCCAGGAGAATTTCCATCGCTATGATGGAAATGGTGATGAGTTTGACTTCGCATCTGCAGGTCCTCAATTATAA
- a CDS encoding sodium ion-translocating decarboxylase subunit beta, with translation MKLKHLLLSMMFAFTALTSTVQASVHEAPAAPAQEEQAYEPKSITQLLVSFFETTGLNAMVNPEEGVKNGHGDEMSLFAQSWGKLIMFIIIFLLFYLAIAKGFEPLLLLPIAFGGLLANIPIANMTGDHGMLGIIYNMGIANEFFPLLIFMGVGAMTDFGPLLSNPKTALLGGAAQFGIFGSLVGAAALSQYTGMVDFTLKQSAAISIIGGADGPTSIFIASALAPELLGAIAVAAYSYMALVPVIQPPIMRALTTKEERQIVMKTTRKVNRLEKLIFPLIVIMMIALILPDAAPLMGSFALGNFAKESGVVDRLSNEMQNSLINIVTIFLGLGVGSKLASDSFLVAETMGIMIIGLLAFAAGTAAGVIMGKIMNKFSKEPINPLIGAAGVSAVPMAARVVSKVGSEEKPGNILLMHAMGPNVAGVIGSAVAAGVLLSIFK, from the coding sequence ATGAAGCTTAAACATCTTTTACTCTCGATGATGTTCGCTTTTACAGCACTCACATCAACAGTGCAAGCCAGTGTGCATGAAGCACCTGCTGCACCTGCACAAGAAGAACAAGCCTATGAACCTAAATCTATCACGCAACTTCTTGTGAGCTTTTTTGAAACTACAGGTCTTAATGCAATGGTAAACCCAGAAGAGGGTGTCAAGAATGGTCATGGTGATGAGATGAGTTTATTTGCCCAAAGTTGGGGTAAACTTATTATGTTTATTATCATTTTTCTTCTTTTCTATTTAGCTATCGCTAAAGGATTTGAACCACTTCTTCTTTTACCTATCGCTTTTGGTGGACTTCTCGCCAATATACCTATTGCCAATATGACAGGCGACCATGGAATGCTGGGTATTATCTATAATATGGGTATTGCTAACGAATTCTTCCCTTTGTTGATCTTTATGGGTGTTGGAGCGATGACAGACTTCGGACCACTTCTTTCTAACCCTAAAACAGCACTTCTTGGTGGGGCTGCTCAGTTCGGTATCTTTGGTTCATTGGTTGGTGCAGCAGCACTTTCTCAGTATACAGGCATGGTAGACTTTACACTGAAACAATCTGCAGCGATCAGTATTATCGGTGGGGCTGATGGTCCTACATCTATCTTCATCGCGTCGGCATTGGCACCGGAACTTCTTGGAGCAATCGCAGTTGCAGCCTATTCATACATGGCATTGGTTCCAGTGATCCAGCCACCGATAATGAGAGCGTTAACAACAAAAGAAGAGCGTCAGATCGTAATGAAGACCACGAGAAAAGTAAATAGACTTGAAAAGCTTATTTTCCCTCTGATCGTTATTATGATGATCGCACTTATCTTACCGGATGCAGCACCACTTATGGGTTCTTTTGCACTTGGTAACTTTGCAAAAGAGTCAGGGGTTGTTGACAGACTTTCTAATGAGATGCAAAATTCACTCATTAACATTGTGACTATTTTCCTTGGTCTGGGTGTGGGTTCTAAACTTGCTTCAGATTCATTCCTGGTAGCTGAGACAATGGGTATTATGATCATTGGTCTTCTTGCCTTCGCTGCGGGTACAGCAGCAGGTGTGATCATGGGTAAGATCATGAACAAGTTCTCAAAAGAGCCTATTAACCCACTTATCGGTGCAGCGGGGGTTTCTGCGGTACCGATGGCAGCAAGGGTTGTAAGTAAAGTTGGTTCTGAAGAAAAACCGGGTAATATTCTACTCATGCATGCTATGGGTCCAAACGTGGCTGGTGTTATCGGATCAGCAGTAGCAGCAGGTGTACTACTCTCTATCTTTAAATAA
- a CDS encoding biotin/lipoyl-containing protein produces the protein MAKKYIDVMDTTFRDGFQSVFGGRVLMDDFFPAVEAAKNAGINHFEFGGGARFQSLFFYLQENAFDMMDGFREIVGPDANLQVLSRGINTVMLDTGSREMIELFAKMFKKHGTTTVRNFDALNDVNNLAFSAEMIKKHGLDHEVVVTMMDLPPGCKGAHDVAFYEKTLRNILDSGISFDSVCFKDASGTANPHKVYETITMARKLLGESVHLRLHTHETAGVSVASYLAALDAGANGIDMAASPVSGGTSQPDILTMLHATKGTDYNLGDLQLDKVLKYEERLKECLSDYMIPPEATQVSPLIPFSPMPGGALTANTQMMRDAGDLEKFDQVIAAMKEVVERGGYGTSVTPVSQFYWQQAYANVMFGPWKQIAPGYGRMVLGYFGKTPVQADEEIIKLASDKLGLEPTTENPLDIADRDETKSIAHWTKVLEDEGLSTSDENIFIAGACAEKGIAFLKGESPLMVRKGQENNCKGEKEMAGNYTVVVDGKQYSVQVAEGEGDIQIAPAAPAAQVNAVAEAATPALVPGAAGSVEIHSQTPGNVWKIVKNPGDTVAEGDVIMILEAMKMEIDIAAPQAGKIASINVNVNDAVADGQLLATME, from the coding sequence ATGGCTAAAAAATATATTGATGTAATGGACACAACTTTTAGAGACGGATTTCAGTCTGTCTTTGGTGGTCGTGTACTTATGGATGATTTCTTCCCTGCTGTAGAGGCAGCGAAGAATGCAGGTATTAATCACTTCGAATTTGGTGGTGGAGCAAGATTCCAATCACTCTTCTTCTACTTACAAGAAAATGCATTTGACATGATGGACGGTTTTAGAGAGATCGTAGGGCCGGATGCTAACCTTCAAGTACTTTCACGTGGTATCAACACAGTAATGCTTGATACTGGTAGCCGTGAAATGATAGAACTCTTTGCAAAAATGTTTAAAAAGCATGGTACAACAACCGTACGTAACTTTGATGCATTGAATGATGTGAACAATCTTGCATTTTCTGCAGAAATGATCAAAAAACATGGCCTTGACCATGAAGTAGTGGTAACAATGATGGACCTTCCTCCGGGATGTAAAGGTGCGCATGATGTTGCTTTTTATGAAAAAACACTCAGAAATATCTTAGACTCAGGTATCTCTTTTGACAGTGTTTGTTTCAAAGATGCATCAGGAACAGCAAACCCTCATAAAGTCTATGAAACGATCACTATGGCTAGAAAGCTTCTTGGCGAGAGTGTACACTTGAGACTTCATACACATGAAACCGCAGGTGTTTCTGTAGCATCATATCTTGCTGCACTGGATGCAGGAGCAAATGGTATCGATATGGCAGCTTCACCTGTAAGTGGTGGTACCAGCCAACCGGATATCCTTACAATGCTTCATGCAACAAAAGGAACAGATTATAACCTTGGTGATCTACAGCTTGATAAAGTGCTTAAGTATGAAGAGAGACTTAAAGAGTGTCTTTCTGATTATATGATCCCGCCTGAAGCAACACAGGTATCACCGCTTATTCCATTCTCACCTATGCCTGGTGGTGCATTGACAGCCAATACTCAAATGATGAGAGATGCGGGAGACCTTGAGAAATTTGATCAAGTGATCGCTGCAATGAAAGAGGTTGTAGAGCGTGGTGGTTATGGTACATCTGTAACACCAGTAAGTCAATTCTACTGGCAGCAGGCATATGCCAACGTAATGTTCGGACCATGGAAACAGATCGCTCCAGGATATGGACGTATGGTACTTGGTTACTTCGGTAAAACACCGGTACAAGCAGATGAAGAGATCATCAAACTCGCATCTGACAAATTAGGTCTAGAACCAACGACAGAAAATCCTTTGGATATTGCGGATAGAGATGAAACAAAATCCATCGCACACTGGACAAAAGTACTTGAAGATGAAGGTTTGTCAACTTCAGATGAAAACATCTTCATCGCAGGTGCATGTGCAGAAAAAGGTATTGCGTTCTTGAAGGGTGAAAGTCCTCTCATGGTAAGAAAAGGTCAAGAAAATAATTGTAAGGGAGAAAAAGAGATGGCAGGAAATTATACAGTAGTAGTAGATGGTAAACAATATAGCGTACAAGTAGCAGAGGGTGAGGGAGATATCCAAATTGCACCTGCAGCGCCTGCAGCACAAGTAAATGCAGTAGCAGAAGCAGCAACACCGGCATTGGTACCAGGTGCAGCAGGAAGTGTGGAGATACACTCACAGACTCCAGGTAATGTATGGAAGATCGTGAAAAACCCGGGTGATACTGTTGCTGAAGGTGATGTGATCATGATCCTTGAAGCGATGAAGATGGAAATCGATATCGCTGCACCACAAGCGGGTAAAATTGCCTCAATTAATGTCAATGTCAACGATGCAGTCGCAGACGGACAACTTCTAGCCACGATGGAGTAG
- a CDS encoding OadG family protein, with translation MEIDLVSEGLKFMVLGMLIVFIFLVILVQVMKLQAKIISKYFPDKAVEAAPVSTNAAQEAEKEAHHVAAIVAAIKEFRKQS, from the coding sequence ATGGAAATAGATTTAGTAAGCGAAGGCTTAAAATTTATGGTGCTGGGAATGCTGATCGTATTTATCTTTCTAGTTATCCTGGTTCAGGTAATGAAGCTACAAGCTAAAATCATCAGTAAGTACTTCCCTGATAAAGCAGTTGAAGCAGCTCCTGTTTCAACCAATGCTGCACAGGAAGCTGAGAAAGAAGCACATCATGTTGCAGCTATCGTTGCAGCAATCAAAGAATTTCGTAAACAATCATAA